In Desulfitibacter alkalitolerans DSM 16504, a single genomic region encodes these proteins:
- a CDS encoding IS3 family transposase: protein METWYNSKRSHSSLDYMSPMEYEKYHRENQSLVA, encoded by the coding sequence ATAGAGACTTGGTATAATTCAAAAAGGTCTCACAGCAGTTTAGACTACATGTCACCCATGGAATATGAAAAATATCATAGGGAGAACCAGTCACTAGTAGCTTAA
- a CDS encoding type II toxin-antitoxin system VapC family toxin gives MSKYICIDTSVLIKLFFEEEDSFKARELMLKVIENDQIIVLPAFAWAEIGSIFRKKIRNKQISLQEAEEMWASFIEKHSYDDKSEIIDYAAKIGIAPFILIGRLQHDGLIDYKNYNSLIPSYDIKGS, from the coding sequence ATGAGTAAATATATTTGTATTGATACCTCGGTCCTAATTAAATTATTTTTTGAAGAAGAGGATAGCTTTAAAGCCAGGGAGTTAATGCTGAAAGTCATAGAAAATGATCAAATTATTGTTCTACCAGCTTTTGCATGGGCTGAAATAGGGAGTATTTTTAGAAAAAAGATTAGGAACAAACAAATTTCATTGCAAGAAGCTGAGGAAATGTGGGCAAGTTTTATAGAAAAACACTCCTATGATGATAAGAGTGAAATTATTGACTATGCAGCAAAGATTGGCATAGCTCCATTTATACTAATTGGTCGTTTACAGCATGACGGATTAATTGATTACAAAAACTATAACAGCCTCATACCTTCATATGATATTAAAGGATCTTAA
- a CDS encoding IS3 family transposase — MDITYIKMGRSHMYLTAIIDWYSRYIVGWELSDTLDTAPVLAAVKKAISQYGKPEIINSDQGSQFTSDEYTSYLKQENIKQSMDGKGRWIDNVVIERWFRSLKIERIYPYEFTSPRELRIGIREYVQEYNNERPHQTHNYSTPY, encoded by the coding sequence GTGGATATCACCTATATCAAAATGGGTCGGAGCCATATGTATCTGACAGCTATCATTGATTGGTACAGCCGTTACATAGTTGGCTGGGAACTGTCAGATACTCTGGATACAGCACCGGTTCTCGCTGCAGTAAAGAAGGCGATTAGTCAATATGGCAAACCAGAGATCATCAACAGCGACCAGGGCAGTCAATTTACTAGCGATGAGTATACAAGCTACTTAAAACAAGAAAATATTAAACAAAGCATGGATGGTAAAGGACGTTGGATTGATAATGTTGTCATTGAACGGTGGTTCCGTAGCCTTAAAATAGAGCGGATATATCCTTATGAATTCACTTCACCAAGAGAACTACGAATTGGAATCCGTGAATATGTCCAGGAATATAACAACGAACGCCCTCATCAAACGCACAATTATAGTACTCCATACTAA
- a CDS encoding FeoA family protein has protein sequence MTLDKGKRGMLIKIVNIPDELVRSQVIRFGIMEGSVVTCEEVVPTGPIIVSRNRQEIAIGRNLARQIKVEQVAS, from the coding sequence ATGACTTTAGACAAAGGCAAAAGGGGAATGTTGATTAAGATTGTAAATATACCTGATGAACTAGTTAGGTCGCAGGTAATTCGTTTTGGGATTATGGAGGGGTCAGTAGTCACATGTGAGGAAGTTGTTCCTACAGGACCAATTATAGTTAGTCGTAACAGACAGGAAATTGCTATTGGGCGCAACCTTGCTCGGCAAATAAAAGTTGAACAGGTGGCTTCATAA
- the ablA gene encoding lysine 2,3-aminomutase, with the protein MQETISITKNKINKEELPKKITDKWYDWRWQIKNTIRTVETVEKILGIEFSQQKKQAIQRTIDKFPMAVTPYYLSLVNTDDPEKDPVFRQCFPNIKELSLSNCDMVDPLHEDKDSPVQLITHRYPDRVLFHVCNVCAMYCRHCTRKRKVGDVDSIPSKDEVLEGIKYIKSNPEVRDILLSGGDPLMLPDNYLDWILSKIAEIPHVEVIRIGSRMPVVLPYRITDDLIKVLEKYDNIWLNTHFNHPREITGSSKRALKKLAKAGIPLGNQSVLLRDVNDCPRIMKSLVHKLTANRVRPYYIYQCDLSEGLEHFRTNVGKGIEIMENLRGHTSGFAIPTYVIDAPGGGGKIPIMPNYLISWSTNKVVLRNYEGVITTYKMPDDYRHNECDLECESCNLQFNLENDEKDYKTIGISKLLNDYEDDITLVPENLERETRNNGVECSGLAGHA; encoded by the coding sequence ATGCAAGAAACAATTAGTATTACAAAGAATAAAATCAACAAAGAAGAACTCCCAAAAAAAATTACAGACAAATGGTATGATTGGAGATGGCAGATAAAAAATACCATTAGAACAGTAGAAACCGTGGAAAAAATATTAGGTATAGAATTTTCACAGCAAAAAAAACAGGCCATCCAGAGGACCATTGATAAATTTCCTATGGCTGTAACACCATATTATTTATCATTAGTCAATACAGATGATCCGGAAAAAGATCCCGTATTTAGACAATGTTTCCCTAACATCAAAGAACTGAGCCTTTCAAACTGCGACATGGTTGATCCCCTTCACGAGGACAAAGATAGTCCTGTCCAATTAATCACTCACCGATATCCGGACAGAGTTTTATTTCATGTCTGCAATGTATGTGCCATGTATTGCAGACATTGCACAAGAAAAAGAAAAGTAGGAGATGTAGATTCCATACCCTCAAAAGATGAAGTTCTGGAAGGTATAAAATATATAAAAAGTAATCCTGAGGTCAGGGATATTTTGCTTTCAGGTGGGGATCCATTAATGTTGCCTGACAATTATCTTGACTGGATACTTAGTAAAATAGCCGAAATTCCTCATGTTGAAGTCATAAGAATTGGATCAAGGATGCCTGTGGTGCTTCCTTACAGAATAACTGATGATTTAATCAAAGTACTGGAGAAGTATGACAACATATGGCTTAATACACATTTCAATCATCCCAGGGAAATCACAGGATCCTCAAAACGTGCACTAAAAAAACTGGCTAAAGCAGGTATCCCTTTAGGAAACCAGTCGGTACTTTTAAGAGATGTAAATGACTGCCCGAGAATCATGAAAAGTCTGGTTCACAAACTGACTGCAAACCGGGTTAGACCATATTATATATATCAATGTGACTTATCGGAAGGCTTGGAACATTTCAGAACAAATGTTGGTAAAGGGATAGAAATCATGGAAAACTTAAGAGGTCACACCAGCGGTTTTGCTATTCCTACCTACGTTATCGATGCTCCGGGTGGAGGAGGAAAAATCCCGATAATGCCGAATTATCTTATCTCCTGGTCTACAAACAAAGTAGTTCTCAGAAACTATGAAGGAGTAATTACCACCTATAAGATGCCAGACGACTACAGACATAACGAATGTGATTTAGAATGTGAAAGCTGCAACCTACAATTTAACCTGGAAAATGACGAAAAAGATTATAAAACTATTGGAATTTCCAAACTTTTAAATGATTACGAAGATGACATCACTTTGGTACCAGAAAATCTGGAAAGGGAAACTAGAAATAATGGGGTGGAGTGCTCAGGCCTAGCTGGACACGCATAA
- a CDS encoding cold-shock protein — MQGKVKWFNAEKGFGFIESNGGGDVFVHFSAIQSEGFKTLEEGQSVEFDVVEGNRGSQAANVTAVR, encoded by the coding sequence ATGCAAGGAAAAGTAAAATGGTTTAATGCAGAAAAAGGTTTTGGATTTATTGAGAGTAATGGAGGAGGAGATGTTTTTGTACATTTCTCTGCCATTCAAAGCGAAGGTTTTAAGACCTTAGAAGAAGGTCAAAGTGTTGAATTTGATGTTGTCGAGGGTAATCGTGGTTCACAGGCAGCTAACGTTACTGCTGTAAGATAA
- a CDS encoding type II toxin-antitoxin system Phd/YefM family antitoxin: MKDTTKVITATEFKTNLGKYLDYVIDNNEVIITKNGKKAVRLTPYITEIERYFMVKENALDYQYGGKKVSYEEFMEIYEKSELRMEYINGEIVLLASPDTFHQDISGNLYIHLRTYLNNKKCKVFYAPFDVHFHKKDFDTPDVMQPDLLIACDMEDTVNEKGRYMGTPTLCIEIISKSTRSKDMIDKLNTYMLSGVREFWIVDPFKYSVLVYGFKDFEIDEYTTYKIEDTITSYFFEGLEIMASEIFRT; the protein is encoded by the coding sequence ATGAAAGATACCACAAAAGTTATTACAGCCACTGAGTTTAAAACAAATCTAGGAAAGTATTTAGACTATGTAATTGATAATAATGAAGTTATTATTACTAAAAACGGCAAAAAAGCCGTAAGACTTACGCCCTATATTACAGAAATCGAACGATACTTTATGGTTAAGGAAAATGCATTGGACTATCAGTACGGTGGTAAGAAAGTATCATATGAAGAATTTATGGAGATTTATGAAAAAAGCGAGCTAAGAATGGAGTATATCAATGGCGAAATAGTACTTTTAGCTTCTCCTGACACCTTTCATCAGGATATTTCTGGTAATCTGTACATTCATCTAAGAACATACCTGAATAACAAGAAATGCAAGGTTTTTTATGCACCCTTTGATGTGCATTTTCATAAAAAGGATTTTGATACGCCTGATGTTATGCAGCCGGATTTGCTCATTGCATGTGATATGGAGGATACTGTTAATGAAAAAGGAAGATATATGGGGACCCCAACATTATGCATTGAAATTATATCAAAAAGCACCCGCTCAAAAGATATGATTGATAAGCTCAATACTTATATGTTGTCCGGTGTCAGAGAGTTCTGGATCGTAGACCCTTTTAAATATTCAGTTCTGGTATACGGTTTTAAGGATTTTGAAATCGATGAGTATACCACTTATAAAATTGAAGACACTATAACTTCTTATTTTTTCGAAGGTTTAGAGATAATGGCAAGTGAAATATTCAGGACGTAG
- a CDS encoding type II toxin-antitoxin system Phd/YefM family antitoxin encodes MRMVSITEIRRNAKAVLADLTRTKSPIAILQRSKHIAYIVDAESYTKMHFQGENYLMENRKKKLEEITQLQKRVASKIGRQEDSVELIRKLRDGNNRHE; translated from the coding sequence ATGCGAATGGTTAGCATAACCGAGATACGGAGAAATGCCAAAGCAGTTTTGGCAGATTTGACAAGAACAAAGAGTCCAATCGCTATTTTACAAAGATCCAAGCATATCGCCTATATTGTTGATGCAGAGAGTTATACTAAAATGCATTTTCAAGGAGAAAATTACTTAATGGAGAATCGGAAAAAAAAATTAGAAGAAATAACCCAGTTACAAAAACGGGTTGCTAGTAAAATTGGTAGACAAGAAGACTCCGTAGAATTAATTAGAAAGTTAAGAGATGGAAACAACCGACATGAGTAA